From Solanum lycopersicum chromosome 8, SLM_r2.1, the proteins below share one genomic window:
- the LOC101265947 gene encoding V-type proton ATPase subunit E, with amino-acid sequence MNDADVSKQIQQMVRFIRQEAEEKANEISVSAEEEFNIEKLQLVEAEKKKIRQEYERKEKQVDVRKKIEYSMQLNASRIKVLQAQDDLVCSMKEAASKELLNVSHHHNHHIYKKLLQALIVQSLLRLKEPSVLLRCREDDVPLVEDVLDAAKEEYAEKSQVHAPEVIVDQIYLPPAPSHHNAHGPSCSGGVVLASRDGKIVCENTLDARLEVVFRKKLPEIRKCLFGQVAV; translated from the exons ATGAACGATGCAGATGTATCAAAGCAGATCCAGCAGATGGTCAGATTCATCCGTCAGGAAGCTGAAGAAAAAGCCAATGAGATCTCCGTCTCCGCCGAAGAA GAATTCAACATTGAGAAGTTGCAGCTAGTGGAAGCAGAGAAAAAGAAGATCAGACAGGAATACGAGCGTAAGGAGAAACAAGTTGATGTTCGCAAGAAAAT TGAGTACTCCATGCAACTCAATGCCTCTCGAATCAAGGTTCTTCAAGCTCAGGATGACTTGGTCTGCTCCATGAAGGAGGCAGCATCAAAGGAACTTTTAAATGTCAGCCATCACCACAACCACCATATCTATAAGAAGCTTCTGCAAGCTCTTATTGTTCAG AGTTTGCTCAGACTTAAAGAGCCTTCTGTCCTACTACGTTGTCGGGAAGATGATGTTCCCTTGGTTGAAGATGTCTTGGATGCAGCAAAGGAAGAGTATGCAGAGAAGTCTCAAGTTCATGCACCTGAGGTCATAGTTGACCAGATCTACCTTCCACCAGCTCCATCACATCACAATGCTCATGGCCCTTCCTG CTCTGGAGGAGTAGTTTTGGCTTCTCGAGATGGGAAAATTGTATGTGAAAATACACTTGACGCCAGATTAGAAGTTGTGTTCCGTAAGAAGCTACCAGAG ATTCGCAAGTGTCTGTTCGGTCAAGTTGCTGTCTAA